AGTTAATTCTATAAATCGTCCAGATAACCAATGGCCAAAATCATTATCTTCAAAGTATAGACCAAAAGATGTATTGCCTCTTCTATCTTGATATTCCAGAGTATGTGCTAATAATATTTTTTTCCCATCAACTAAACAAATTCTAATACGACCGTAAGATTTCTTAAACACTTTGTCAACGACGCCTAATTTTTTTAATGTTTGTAGAGAGCCTATTATTCTGTTTGTAATATCTTCGGGACAAGTAATCCAAAATTTCACATCAATATTATTTCGCACAGTATTAATAGCTTCTTGAA
This genomic stretch from Elusimicrobiota bacterium harbors:
- a CDS encoding TrmB family transcriptional regulator sugar-binding domain-containing protein, whose product is MPTKQWIKLESRNEIISKVAEMVKTAQHSVYIIGHSARWLENKSFQEAINTVRNNIDVKFWITCPEDITNRIIGSLQTLKKLGVVDKVFKKSYGRIRICLVDGKKILLAHTLEYQDRRGNTSFGLYFEDNDFGHWLSGRFIELTQDAYEIDEKKFNIMIKSIWFSIKTHWIEWIIVAAIG